The following proteins are co-located in the Hydrogenophaga sp. RAC07 genome:
- the ampD gene encoding 1,6-anhydro-N-acetylmuramyl-L-alanine amidase AmpD produces MRPEADAGSWTGGWLATARHCPSPNQGPRPEGAQIDLIVLHSISLPPGVYGGPEVEQLFTNTLDWDAHPYFGQIRGMEVSAHFFIRRDGELVQFVDADARAWHAGASCWRGRDNCNDDSIGIELEGLEGESFENAQYATLGQLCRHLRERYPVAHIAGHEHIAPGRKQDPGPGFDWARLQHELGWSLAYFPETMTGANPPGG; encoded by the coding sequence ATGCGGCCTGAAGCAGACGCCGGGTCGTGGACTGGCGGGTGGCTGGCCACAGCGCGTCACTGCCCGTCCCCCAACCAAGGCCCCCGGCCCGAGGGTGCGCAGATCGACCTGATCGTGCTGCACTCCATCAGTCTGCCGCCAGGTGTGTATGGCGGACCCGAGGTCGAACAGCTCTTCACCAACACGCTGGACTGGGACGCCCACCCCTACTTCGGGCAGATCCGGGGCATGGAAGTGTCGGCGCATTTTTTCATCCGCCGCGACGGTGAACTGGTGCAGTTCGTCGACGCCGATGCGCGCGCCTGGCACGCGGGCGCATCTTGCTGGCGCGGCCGGGACAACTGCAACGACGACTCCATCGGCATCGAACTCGAAGGCCTGGAAGGTGAGTCGTTCGAGAACGCGCAGTACGCCACCCTGGGGCAGTTGTGCCGCCACCTGCGGGAGCGATATCCGGTGGCCCACATCGCGGGCCACGAACACATCGCTCCCGGTCGCAAACAGGACCCGGGACCAGGATTCGACTGGGCTCGTTTGCAACACGAGCTGGGTTGGTCGCTGGCGTATTTTCCCGAGACGATGACCGGCGCAAACCCACCTGGCGGCTGA
- the ffh gene encoding signal recognition particle protein produces MASALSDRLSRIVKEMRGQARITETNVTDMLREVRMALLEADVALAVVRDFIARVKEKALGQEVVGSLTPGQALVGIVNRELALTMGDGVADINLAAQPPAVILMAGLQGAGKTTTTAKLAKHLIEKRKKKVLTVSGDVYRPAAIEQLKTVTAQAGAEWFPSTPDQKPVDIARAAIDYARRHYFDVLLVDTAGRLAIDEALMREIQELHAVLKPVETLFVVDAMQGQDAINTAKAFKEALPLTGIILTKLDGDSRGGAALSVRQVTGAPIKFAGVSEKIDGLEVFDAERHAQRILGMGDILALVEQVTAGVDMAAAQKLAAKVKSGEGFDLNDFLDQLRQMKQMGGLSSLMDKLPAAMAAKAGQVDMGRAEKDIQRKEGIICSMTLKERRKPEIIKATRKRRIAAGAGVQVQEVNRLLKEFEQMQDMMKKMKGGGMMKMMKRMGGMKGMPKLPGMG; encoded by the coding sequence ATGGCATCAGCCCTTTCCGACCGACTCTCACGCATCGTCAAGGAAATGCGCGGCCAGGCCCGCATCACCGAGACCAACGTCACCGACATGTTGCGCGAGGTGCGCATGGCCCTGCTGGAGGCCGACGTGGCCCTGGCCGTCGTGCGCGATTTCATCGCACGTGTGAAGGAAAAAGCGCTGGGCCAGGAGGTGGTGGGTTCGCTCACGCCAGGGCAGGCGCTGGTGGGCATCGTCAACCGGGAACTCGCGCTCACCATGGGCGACGGCGTGGCCGACATCAACCTCGCGGCGCAGCCGCCGGCGGTGATCCTAATGGCCGGCTTGCAGGGCGCCGGCAAGACCACCACCACCGCGAAGCTGGCCAAGCACCTGATCGAGAAGCGCAAGAAGAAGGTGCTCACGGTCTCGGGCGACGTGTACCGCCCGGCCGCCATCGAACAGCTCAAGACCGTGACCGCGCAGGCCGGGGCGGAGTGGTTCCCCAGCACGCCCGACCAGAAGCCGGTGGACATCGCGCGCGCGGCGATCGACTACGCACGCCGCCATTACTTCGATGTGCTGCTGGTGGACACCGCAGGCCGCCTGGCGATCGACGAAGCGCTGATGCGCGAGATCCAGGAACTGCACGCGGTGCTCAAGCCGGTTGAGACCCTGTTCGTGGTGGACGCGATGCAGGGTCAGGACGCGATCAACACCGCCAAGGCCTTCAAGGAAGCGCTGCCGCTGACCGGCATCATCCTGACCAAGCTCGACGGCGACTCGCGCGGCGGCGCGGCGCTCTCGGTGCGCCAGGTCACGGGCGCGCCCATCAAGTTCGCCGGTGTGTCGGAAAAGATCGACGGCCTGGAGGTGTTCGACGCCGAGCGCCACGCGCAACGCATCCTGGGCATGGGCGACATCCTGGCGCTGGTGGAGCAGGTCACCGCCGGCGTGGACATGGCGGCGGCCCAGAAGCTCGCGGCCAAGGTCAAGAGCGGCGAGGGTTTTGACCTCAACGACTTCCTCGACCAGCTGCGCCAGATGAAGCAGATGGGCGGCCTCTCCAGCCTCATGGACAAGTTGCCCGCCGCCATGGCGGCCAAGGCCGGTCAGGTCGACATGGGCCGCGCGGAAAAAGACATCCAGCGCAAGGAAGGGATCATCTGCAGCATGACGCTGAAGGAGCGCCGCAAGCCCGAAATCATCAAGGCCACGCGCAAGCGCCGCATCGCAGCGGGTGCGGGCGTGCAGGTGCAGGAAGTGAACCGCCTGCTCAAGGAGTTCGAGCAGATGCAGGACATGATGAAGAAGATGAAGGGTGGCGGGATGATGAAGATGATGAAGCGCATGGGGGGCATGAAGGGCATGCCCAAGCTGCCCGGCATGGGGTGA
- a CDS encoding cytochrome C assembly family protein, with protein MNLLPSLATNMPAVVLSGLAALSYAVLAWVHPRASAMQSRALLTVAWLLHLGVLVFGLFEQPARFGFAPSLSVTVWLVLTVYMIESRLYPQLRERWRFAFLGAAVVLLALVFPGTPYPALRSNWMPLHWALGIASYGLIAVAVGHAWLMQRAEKAMRLGTSTETAMPLLTLERLTFRFVAAGFVLLTATLLAGWYFSELLNHRWVWDHKSVFSVLSWITMGVLLWGRWRMGWRGRFATRMLYFGAGLLLLGYAGSRFVLEVLLQRS; from the coding sequence ATGAACCTGCTGCCATCGCTTGCGACCAACATGCCCGCGGTGGTGCTCTCCGGTCTGGCGGCGCTTTCCTACGCCGTGCTGGCCTGGGTGCATCCGCGTGCGTCGGCCATGCAGAGCCGGGCCCTGCTCACCGTGGCCTGGCTGCTGCACCTCGGTGTGCTGGTGTTCGGGCTGTTCGAACAACCCGCGCGCTTCGGCTTCGCGCCCTCGCTGTCGGTCACGGTGTGGCTGGTGCTCACGGTGTACATGATCGAGAGCCGCCTGTACCCGCAACTGCGCGAGCGCTGGCGGTTTGCTTTCCTCGGCGCGGCGGTGGTGCTGCTGGCCCTGGTGTTTCCCGGCACGCCCTACCCTGCCCTGCGCTCGAACTGGATGCCCCTGCACTGGGCGCTGGGCATCGCGTCCTACGGGCTGATCGCGGTGGCCGTCGGCCACGCATGGTTGATGCAGCGCGCCGAAAAGGCCATGCGCCTGGGCACCTCGACGGAAACCGCCATGCCGCTGCTCACGCTGGAGCGGCTCACCTTCCGCTTCGTGGCCGCCGGCTTTGTGCTGCTCACCGCCACGTTGCTGGCGGGCTGGTATTTCTCCGAACTGCTCAACCACCGCTGGGTGTGGGACCACAAGTCGGTGTTCTCGGTGTTGTCGTGGATCACCATGGGTGTGCTGCTCTGGGGGCGCTGGCGCATGGGCTGGCGCGGCCGCTTTGCCACGCGCATGCTTTACTTCGGCGCCGGGCTGCTGCTCCTGGGGTATGCCGGCTCGCGCTTCGTGCTTGAAGTGCTGCTGCAACGCAGCTGA
- a CDS encoding PP0621 family protein — protein sequence MKYLLVLAVVMVAIYVWRNNRVSDRSKSRPLPTPEGSRLPVVMVACRQCGTHLPQADTVQGALGPYCSADHRRLKEGGPQ from the coding sequence ATGAAATACCTGCTTGTTCTGGCCGTGGTGATGGTGGCCATCTATGTGTGGCGCAACAACCGCGTCAGCGATCGATCGAAGTCCCGCCCGCTGCCCACGCCCGAGGGCTCGCGCCTGCCGGTGGTGATGGTGGCCTGCCGGCAATGCGGCACGCACTTGCCACAGGCCGACACGGTGCAAGGCGCCCTGGGCCCCTATTGCAGCGCCGACCACCGCCGGCTCAAGGAAGGCGGACCGCAATGA
- a CDS encoding sensor histidine kinase, whose amino-acid sequence MAREDSSQFAPSWFVAYETGNNQGREQRLRAFVRLWVAFMRARVFIAMVLLSLQIFMVVTGTGGPDWLVLLAAIHLTASLVVLYAWRPVEQGKPIQLQWVLTIGVDVVVFALLQFFQVGSINYTPLFALPVLLASILGPLMLALATAASVTLYLLCEAVLSAPLFSDAATAKLLQAGLASTGFFLVAVLANQLAIRLAREEALASSSQAAARTQAQVNELVIESLSVGVLVVDPHGVVRNANPAAQIMLMGEAYPQAAKLLLSARPSWTHLSDLVSETFVLGQALETETTIDNEDRPSQRLHARTRLTSRGGRSTGLCVLFLEDLREVEARVRTEKLASMGRMSAAVAHEIRNPLSAITQANALLDEEVKDPAQKRLTHMIEQNAQRLSRIVDDILNVARAQPVRGDGTTPSLPLDAMVRQITLDWLRQNPAKGVLGVHLHAPAAMVEFDPEHMRRLLVNLLDNALRHASGKPSSIRVVTQPSGSDHSKLSVWSDGQPLEASVMRHLFEPFFSSESRSSGLGLYICRELCERYGAQIAYQRVRLDQLEGNEFFVSMPNGHPGQQPMQQNLSYAGGESRPFSTRFSPTLGDPPLAPN is encoded by the coding sequence ATGGCCCGGGAAGACAGCTCGCAATTCGCTCCCTCGTGGTTCGTGGCCTACGAAACGGGCAACAACCAGGGTCGCGAGCAGCGGTTGCGCGCTTTTGTGCGCCTGTGGGTGGCCTTCATGCGCGCGCGGGTGTTCATCGCCATGGTGCTGCTGTCGCTGCAGATCTTCATGGTGGTCACCGGCACCGGCGGGCCCGACTGGCTGGTGCTGCTGGCCGCCATCCACCTCACCGCCTCGCTGGTGGTGCTGTACGCCTGGCGTCCTGTGGAGCAGGGCAAGCCGATCCAGCTTCAATGGGTGCTGACCATCGGCGTCGATGTGGTGGTGTTTGCGCTGCTGCAGTTTTTCCAGGTCGGCTCGATCAACTACACGCCGCTCTTTGCCCTGCCGGTGTTGCTGGCCTCCATCCTCGGGCCGCTGATGCTGGCCCTGGCAACCGCCGCCTCCGTCACGCTGTACCTGCTGTGCGAAGCGGTGCTGAGCGCGCCCCTGTTCAGCGATGCTGCAACCGCCAAGTTGCTCCAGGCGGGACTGGCCAGCACCGGTTTCTTTCTCGTGGCTGTGCTGGCCAACCAGCTGGCGATTCGCCTGGCGCGCGAGGAAGCACTGGCTTCCAGCAGCCAGGCCGCAGCGCGCACGCAGGCGCAGGTGAACGAACTGGTGATCGAGAGCCTGAGCGTGGGCGTGCTGGTGGTCGATCCGCACGGCGTGGTGCGCAACGCCAACCCGGCCGCCCAGATCATGCTGATGGGCGAGGCCTACCCGCAAGCCGCCAAGCTGTTGCTGTCGGCCCGCCCGAGCTGGACCCATCTCTCCGACCTGGTGAGTGAAACGTTTGTGCTGGGCCAGGCCCTGGAGACCGAGACCACCATCGACAACGAAGACCGGCCCAGCCAGCGGCTGCACGCGCGCACGCGCCTGACCTCGCGCGGCGGGCGCAGCACCGGTTTGTGCGTGCTCTTTCTGGAAGACCTGCGCGAGGTGGAAGCCCGCGTGCGCACCGAGAAACTCGCTTCGATGGGCCGCATGTCGGCCGCCGTGGCGCACGAGATCCGCAACCCGCTCTCGGCCATCACGCAGGCCAACGCCTTGCTGGATGAAGAGGTCAAAGACCCTGCGCAAAAGCGGCTCACCCACATGATCGAGCAGAACGCGCAGCGCCTCTCGCGCATCGTGGACGACATCCTGAACGTGGCGCGCGCCCAGCCCGTGCGCGGCGACGGCACCACACCCAGCCTGCCGCTGGACGCCATGGTTCGACAGATCACGCTGGACTGGTTGCGCCAGAACCCGGCCAAGGGCGTGCTGGGCGTGCACCTGCACGCGCCCGCTGCGATGGTGGAGTTCGACCCCGAACACATGCGCCGCCTGCTGGTGAACCTGCTGGACAACGCCCTGCGCCACGCCAGCGGCAAACCCTCGTCCATCCGCGTGGTCACGCAACCCAGCGGGTCCGACCACAGCAAGCTCTCGGTGTGGAGCGATGGCCAGCCGCTGGAAGCCAGCGTGATGCGTCATCTGTTCGAGCCCTTCTTCTCCTCCGAGAGCCGCTCCAGCGGCCTGGGTCTGTACATCTGCCGCGAACTCTGCGAGCGTTATGGCGCCCAGATCGCCTACCAGCGTGTGCGACTGGACCAGCTCGAAGGCAACGAATTCTTTGTGTCCATGCCCAACGGACATCCAGGCCAGCAACCCATGCAGCAAAACCTGTCGTACGCGGGCGGCGAATCGCGGCCCTTCAGCACCCGGTTCAGCCCGACGCTGGGCGATCCTCCGCTGGCTCCGAACTGA
- the mdoH gene encoding glucans biosynthesis glucosyltransferase MdoH: MTTSTNPTPALRSTLREERHPNAVTAPPINRGSMVPRPWRGFWNSIGTALLSVAGKALPPYEAATQAASRPAPEAWETAANRRRAVFVLLTVLTTGLAASLFARAQPEHDNVWLQYGQLTLFVVLSAWVVTGFVTALMGFWVSLRGDAHTLSAAAVQHHPMNPDARTAIIMPICNEDVATVFAGLRATCESLAATGHARQFDVFVLSDSYDPAIAAAEKAAWENLRAALAAQPELPQIEVYYRLRTRRSHRKAGNVADFCRRWGKDYRYMVVLDADSVMSGSCIVSMVKLMEAHPKAGIVQTATQAIGHATLHARAQQFGSRVTGRLFTLGMQFWQLGESHYWGHNAIIRVQPFMEHCALAPIKGTGGMSGGIMSHDFVEAALMRRAGYQVWLVSDLTGSYEQQPPDLLSELQRDRRWCQGNLQNSRLMAEPGIHRVHRTMFAIGAMSYISAPLWLAFLTIGTTLWVAHADTFSIGHAVPQELRGLWAWTLSMLFLPRILGLAAVFMKGEQRSFGGTGGLLGSAAVETVMALLQAPIRMLAHSLFVLVAITGLKLDWKSPPREAAGVTWRDAAARLAPMSLIIGLLGLAVAAINAEALIWLAPVALPLLLSVPLTVATSHVDLGVWMRSRGVLLIPEESWSPAVLRRAWRHASRLTLKAA; encoded by the coding sequence ATGACCACGTCCACCAATCCCACCCCGGCCTTGCGCAGCACCCTGCGTGAAGAGCGCCACCCCAACGCCGTGACCGCACCGCCGATCAACCGCGGCTCCATGGTGCCGCGGCCCTGGCGCGGATTCTGGAACAGCATCGGCACCGCGCTGCTGAGCGTGGCCGGCAAGGCCCTGCCGCCGTACGAAGCCGCAACACAAGCCGCCAGCCGCCCCGCCCCCGAAGCCTGGGAAACCGCGGCCAACCGCCGCCGCGCGGTGTTCGTGTTGCTCACTGTGTTGACCACGGGCCTGGCGGCCAGCCTGTTCGCCCGCGCCCAACCCGAACACGACAACGTGTGGCTGCAGTACGGCCAGCTCACGCTGTTCGTGGTGCTCTCGGCCTGGGTCGTGACCGGTTTCGTCACCGCGCTCATGGGCTTCTGGGTCTCGCTGCGCGGTGATGCACACACGCTGTCCGCCGCGGCGGTGCAACACCACCCCATGAACCCCGACGCGCGCACGGCGATCATCATGCCGATCTGCAACGAGGACGTGGCCACCGTGTTCGCCGGCCTGCGCGCCACCTGCGAGTCGCTCGCGGCCACCGGTCACGCGCGCCAGTTCGATGTGTTCGTGCTCTCCGACAGTTACGACCCGGCCATCGCCGCAGCCGAAAAAGCCGCCTGGGAAAACCTGCGCGCCGCGCTGGCCGCCCAGCCCGAGCTGCCGCAGATCGAGGTGTATTACCGCCTGCGCACACGCCGCAGCCACCGCAAGGCCGGCAACGTGGCCGACTTCTGCCGCCGCTGGGGCAAGGACTACCGCTACATGGTGGTGCTGGATGCCGACAGCGTCATGAGCGGCAGCTGCATCGTCTCCATGGTCAAGCTCATGGAAGCCCACCCCAAGGCCGGCATCGTGCAGACCGCCACGCAGGCCATCGGCCACGCCACGCTGCACGCCCGCGCGCAGCAGTTCGGTTCGCGCGTCACGGGTCGTTTGTTCACCCTGGGCATGCAGTTCTGGCAGCTCGGCGAGAGCCACTACTGGGGCCACAACGCCATCATCCGCGTCCAGCCCTTCATGGAGCACTGCGCGCTGGCCCCCATCAAAGGCACGGGCGGCATGTCCGGCGGCATCATGTCGCACGACTTCGTCGAAGCCGCGCTGATGCGCCGCGCCGGTTACCAGGTGTGGCTGGTGTCCGATCTCACCGGCAGCTACGAGCAGCAGCCACCGGACTTGCTCAGCGAACTGCAGCGCGACCGCCGCTGGTGCCAGGGCAACCTGCAGAACTCGCGCCTGATGGCCGAGCCCGGCATCCACCGTGTGCACCGCACCATGTTCGCCATCGGCGCCATGTCCTACATTTCCGCACCGCTGTGGCTGGCCTTCCTGACCATCGGCACCACGCTGTGGGTGGCCCATGCCGACACCTTCTCGATCGGGCACGCCGTGCCGCAAGAACTGCGCGGTCTGTGGGCCTGGACCTTGTCGATGCTGTTTCTGCCGCGCATCCTGGGCCTGGCCGCCGTCTTCATGAAGGGTGAACAAAGATCCTTCGGTGGCACCGGTGGCCTGCTGGGCAGCGCCGCGGTGGAAACCGTGATGGCGCTGCTGCAGGCCCCCATCCGCATGCTGGCCCATTCGCTGTTCGTGCTGGTGGCCATCACCGGCCTGAAGCTGGACTGGAAATCCCCTCCACGCGAAGCGGCCGGTGTGACCTGGCGCGACGCCGCCGCCCGCCTGGCACCGATGAGCCTCATCATCGGCCTGCTGGGTCTGGCGGTCGCCGCGATCAACGCCGAAGCGCTGATCTGGCTGGCGCCGGTGGCCTTGCCACTGTTGTTGTCGGTGCCGCTGACGGTGGCCACCAGCCACGTGGACCTGGGTGTCTGGATGCGTTCACGCGGTGTGCTGCTGATCCCCGAGGAGTCCTGGTCGCCGGCCGTGCTGCGCCGCGCCTGGCGCCACGCGAGTCGTTTGACTTTGAAGGCTGCCTGA
- a CDS encoding sigma-54-dependent transcriptional regulator, producing the protein MASLPNSSSSASVLVVDDEPDLRTLYELTLLREGHAVVAAADLAQAREWLAQQRFDVPISDMRLPDGLGLDLLRELTEAQRTEKCIVITAFGSADNAVESLKAGAFDYLTKPVDLKQLRNAVTQAVQSQRHPLMGQLARAGNGVATSEPMRSAPPPPSGLKALSRIVGRAASIVQIKGRIEKVATSMAPVLILGESGTGKELVARAVHDCSHRSGGPFVAVNCGAIPENLIEAEFFGARKGAYTGATQDREGYFQAAKGGTLFLDEIGDLPLAMQAKLLRVIQERRVRALGGVQEEAVDVRLVSATHRDLSALVQGGQFRQDLFYRLNVIELRTPSLRERRDDLPELAHALLQRICVESGQAAPELSTRALDWIKARDLPGNVRELENLLQRALALSSGDQLEPEDFGDTDDTDEIPTQPDQLPDSALANSPPARASDEIPTDLQSYLDEQEKQVLLKALRECDFNRTAAAARLGLNLRQMRYRIQRLGIAMPSSDDDAA; encoded by the coding sequence ATGGCTTCCCTCCCCAACTCTTCCAGTTCGGCCTCCGTGCTCGTTGTTGACGACGAGCCCGACCTGCGCACGCTCTACGAGCTCACCCTGCTGCGCGAAGGCCACGCCGTGGTGGCGGCTGCGGACCTGGCGCAGGCGCGCGAGTGGCTGGCCCAGCAACGCTTTGACGTGCCGATCTCCGACATGCGCCTGCCCGACGGGCTGGGGCTGGACTTGCTGCGCGAACTGACCGAGGCCCAGCGCACCGAGAAGTGCATCGTCATCACCGCGTTCGGTTCGGCCGACAACGCGGTGGAGTCGCTCAAGGCCGGCGCCTTCGACTACCTCACCAAACCGGTGGATCTCAAGCAGCTGCGCAACGCCGTGACGCAAGCCGTGCAGAGCCAGCGTCACCCGCTCATGGGTCAGCTGGCTCGTGCAGGCAATGGCGTGGCCACCAGTGAACCCATGCGCAGCGCACCGCCCCCGCCCTCGGGCCTGAAGGCACTCTCCCGCATCGTCGGCCGCGCGGCCAGCATCGTGCAGATCAAGGGCCGCATCGAGAAGGTGGCCACCAGCATGGCGCCCGTGTTGATCCTGGGCGAGTCGGGTACCGGCAAGGAACTGGTGGCGCGCGCGGTGCACGACTGCAGCCACCGCAGCGGCGGCCCGTTTGTGGCGGTGAACTGCGGCGCCATTCCCGAGAACCTCATCGAGGCCGAATTTTTCGGTGCACGCAAGGGCGCCTACACCGGCGCCACGCAAGACCGCGAAGGCTACTTTCAGGCGGCCAAAGGCGGCACCCTGTTCCTCGACGAAATCGGCGACCTGCCGCTGGCCATGCAGGCCAAGCTGCTGCGTGTGATCCAGGAGCGGCGCGTGCGCGCGCTCGGTGGTGTGCAGGAAGAAGCGGTGGACGTGCGGCTCGTGAGCGCCACGCACCGCGACCTGAGCGCGCTGGTTCAAGGCGGGCAGTTCCGCCAGGACCTGTTCTACCGACTCAATGTAATCGAGCTGCGCACACCCTCGCTGCGCGAGCGGCGCGACGACCTGCCCGAACTCGCGCACGCCCTGCTGCAACGCATCTGCGTCGAGTCCGGCCAGGCCGCGCCCGAACTCTCGACCCGGGCGCTGGACTGGATCAAGGCCCGCGACCTGCCCGGCAACGTGCGCGAACTGGAGAACCTGTTGCAGCGCGCGCTGGCGCTGAGCAGCGGCGACCAACTGGAGCCCGAAGACTTCGGCGACACCGACGACACGGACGAGATCCCCACCCAACCCGACCAGCTGCCGGATTCGGCGCTGGCCAACTCGCCCCCTGCGCGCGCTTCCGACGAGATTCCGACCGACCTGCAGTCCTATCTGGACGAGCAGGAAAAGCAGGTCTTGCTCAAGGCCCTGCGCGAATGCGACTTCAACCGCACGGCCGCCGCGGCGCGGCTGGGTCTGAACCTGCGGCAGATGCGCTACCGCATCCAGCGCCTGGGCATCGCCATGCCCTCCAGCGACGACGATGCGGCCTGA